Proteins found in one Litorihabitans aurantiacus genomic segment:
- a CDS encoding PIG-L family deacetylase has translation MTTAEPGPDLGAGPLLAFFAHPDDETLQAGGLLALAAAAGRRVVLVTATRGERGEMIGRPDLEGTDAVAQVRAQERAAALAALGVTEHHWLDELVAADDRAAIGPQGRWIDSGMVWTAPGIAGPAPDAAPHAFARGDVEIPARALARLVRQVRPALVLTDEVGGSYGHPDHVRAHAVALRALALAAAPGAPAGGEDAVAPVHAVVAVAHDRQRAANDAVAVQVAQVQPIGADGALLLPPPAAGAALPSIVRPSADVDVELDVTSVTPACSPRCAATPRRCRARRSRCSTPVAGEETATHDLAPSQAAIGWYALSNGVAAPLLPVVGLTAVRGDVGALLTAVAGLQGAADGAPAVAASSAATPVSRDLFTRPTPGRVAAVIACLLLGVLVGVAATVVHRWRVGDVPLGMVLAVATVLVGALAARSWTRGPGLAGFAVGTIGVIQAMAFVVTGGDVLVPGDTLGTVWLLVSVLAIGVAAFLPERFVGARRG, from the coding sequence ATGACGACGGCGGAGCCCGGCCCCGACCTCGGGGCCGGCCCGCTGCTCGCGTTCTTCGCCCACCCCGACGACGAGACGCTGCAGGCCGGCGGGCTGCTCGCGCTCGCCGCGGCCGCCGGTCGGCGCGTCGTCCTCGTCACCGCCACCCGCGGTGAGCGCGGCGAGATGATCGGCCGCCCCGACCTGGAGGGGACCGACGCCGTCGCCCAGGTGCGCGCGCAGGAGCGCGCCGCGGCGCTGGCCGCGCTCGGCGTGACCGAGCACCACTGGCTCGACGAGCTCGTCGCCGCCGACGACCGCGCGGCGATCGGCCCGCAGGGCCGCTGGATCGACTCGGGCATGGTCTGGACCGCACCGGGCATCGCCGGTCCGGCGCCCGACGCCGCACCGCACGCGTTCGCGCGCGGCGACGTCGAGATCCCCGCCCGCGCGCTCGCGCGCCTCGTTCGCCAGGTGCGCCCCGCGCTGGTGCTCACCGACGAGGTGGGCGGGTCCTACGGCCACCCCGACCACGTGCGCGCGCACGCCGTCGCGCTCCGGGCGCTCGCGCTCGCGGCCGCGCCCGGCGCTCCCGCGGGAGGCGAGGACGCCGTGGCGCCCGTGCACGCGGTGGTCGCCGTCGCCCACGACCGGCAGCGCGCCGCCAACGACGCCGTGGCGGTGCAGGTCGCGCAGGTCCAGCCGATCGGTGCCGACGGCGCGCTGCTCCTGCCGCCGCCGGCGGCCGGCGCCGCGCTGCCCTCGATCGTCCGCCCGTCCGCGGACGTCGACGTCGAGCTCGACGTGACGTCCGTGACCCCCGCGTGCTCGCCGCGCTGCGCTGCTACGCCTCGCAGGTGCAGGGCGCGACGGTCCCGGTGCTCGACGCCGGTCGCCGGGGAGGAGACGGCGACCCACGACCTGGCGCCGTCGCAGGCCGCGATCGGGTGGTACGCGCTGAGCAACGGGGTCGCGGCCCCGCTCCTGCCGGTGGTCGGTCTGACCGCGGTGCGGGGCGACGTCGGCGCGCTCCTCACCGCGGTCGCAGGTCTGCAGGGTGCGGCCGACGGCGCGCCCGCCGTGGCCGCGTCGTCGGCCGCCACGCCGGTGTCACGCGACCTGTTCACGCGGCCCACCCCGGGGCGCGTCGCCGCCGTGATCGCCTGCCTGCTGCTGGGCGTCCTCGTCGGCGTCGCGGCGACCGTCGTGCACCGCTGGCGCGTCGGCGACGTCCCGCTGGGGATGGTGCTCGCCGTCGCGACCGTGCTCGTCGGGGCGCTCGCCGCCCGCTCGTGGACGCGCGGTCCGGGACTGGCGGGATTCGCCGTCGGGACGATCGGGGTGATCCAGGCGATGGCGTTCGTCGTCACCGGGGGCGATGTGCTCGTGCCCGGGGACACCCTCGGGACGGTGTGGCTGCTCGTCTCCGTGCTGGCGATCGGCGTCGCGGCGTTCCTCCCGGAACGGTTCGTGGGCGCGCGCCGTGGCTGA
- the typA gene encoding translational GTPase TypA → MPAATQQNALRSDLRNVAIVAHVDHGKTTLVDAMLWQGGAFGEHAHVDERAMDSGDLEREKGITILAKNTAISYRGPAAEAAGHPEGITINVIDTPGHADFGGEVERGLSMVDGVVLLVDASEGPLPQTRFVLRKALAAKLPVILVVNKVDRPDSRISEVVGEATDLLLALASDMGDDADIDLDAILDLPVLYASAKAGRASTEQPGDGELPDSPNLEPLFATILERIPAPSYTEGAPLQAHVTNLDASPFLGRLALLRVFNGTIRKGQTVAWAKKDGTLANVRISELLRTEALERVPAESAGPGDIVAVAGIEEITIGESLVDVDDPQPLPLITVDDPAISMTIGINTSPLAGKGGKGHKVTARQVKDRLDKELIGNVSLRVLPTERPDAWEVQGRGELALAILVEQMRREGFELTVGKPQVVTKEVDGKLHEPMEHMTIDVPEEFLGAVTQLLAARKGRMETMSNNGTGWVRMEFIVPARGLIGFRTQFLTDTRGTGIASSIAHGFEPWAGTIEFRLSGSLVSDRSGAVTTNALMLLQDRGTFFVQPTQETYEGMVVGENSRADDMDINITREKKLNNIRSATGDELERLTPPRLLTLEESLEWARDDECVEVTPEIVRIRKVVLNQTDRARAASRAKKA, encoded by the coding sequence ATGCCCGCTGCCACGCAGCAGAACGCCCTGCGCTCCGACCTGCGCAACGTCGCGATCGTCGCGCACGTCGACCACGGAAAGACCACGCTGGTCGACGCCATGCTCTGGCAGGGCGGCGCCTTCGGCGAGCACGCGCACGTGGACGAGCGCGCCATGGACTCCGGTGACCTCGAGCGCGAGAAGGGCATCACGATCCTCGCGAAGAACACGGCGATCAGCTACCGCGGTCCCGCCGCGGAGGCCGCCGGTCACCCCGAGGGCATCACGATCAACGTGATCGACACCCCCGGGCACGCCGACTTCGGCGGCGAGGTCGAGCGCGGCCTGTCGATGGTCGACGGCGTCGTCCTCCTCGTGGACGCGTCCGAGGGCCCGCTCCCGCAGACGCGGTTCGTGCTGCGCAAGGCGCTCGCGGCCAAGCTGCCCGTGATCCTCGTGGTCAACAAGGTCGACCGCCCCGACTCCCGCATCTCCGAGGTCGTCGGCGAGGCCACCGACCTGCTCCTCGCGCTCGCGAGCGACATGGGTGACGACGCCGACATCGACCTCGACGCCATCCTCGACCTGCCCGTGCTCTACGCCTCGGCCAAGGCCGGCCGCGCGAGCACCGAGCAGCCCGGCGACGGCGAGCTCCCGGACTCCCCGAACCTCGAGCCGCTCTTCGCCACGATCCTCGAGCGCATCCCCGCGCCGTCCTACACCGAGGGTGCGCCGCTGCAGGCGCACGTGACCAACCTCGACGCCTCGCCGTTCCTCGGCCGCCTCGCGCTGCTGCGCGTCTTCAACGGCACCATCCGCAAGGGGCAGACCGTCGCGTGGGCGAAGAAGGACGGCACGCTCGCGAACGTCCGCATCTCGGAGCTGCTGCGCACCGAGGCGCTCGAGCGCGTGCCCGCCGAGAGCGCCGGCCCCGGTGACATCGTCGCCGTCGCCGGCATCGAGGAGATCACGATCGGCGAGTCGCTCGTCGACGTCGACGACCCGCAGCCGCTGCCGCTCATCACGGTCGACGACCCCGCCATCTCCATGACGATCGGGATCAACACCTCCCCGCTCGCGGGCAAGGGCGGCAAGGGCCACAAGGTCACGGCGCGCCAGGTCAAGGACCGCCTCGACAAGGAGCTCATCGGCAACGTCTCGCTCCGCGTGCTGCCGACCGAGCGCCCCGACGCCTGGGAGGTCCAGGGCCGCGGCGAGCTCGCTCTGGCGATCCTCGTGGAGCAGATGCGACGTGAGGGCTTCGAACTCACGGTCGGCAAGCCTCAGGTCGTGACCAAGGAGGTCGACGGCAAGCTCCACGAGCCGATGGAGCACATGACGATCGACGTGCCCGAGGAGTTCCTCGGCGCCGTCACGCAGCTCCTGGCCGCTCGCAAGGGCCGCATGGAGACCATGAGCAACAACGGCACCGGCTGGGTGCGCATGGAGTTCATCGTCCCGGCCCGCGGCCTCATCGGCTTCCGCACGCAGTTCCTCACGGACACGCGCGGCACCGGTATCGCCTCCTCGATCGCGCACGGTTTCGAGCCGTGGGCCGGCACCATCGAGTTCCGCCTGTCCGGCTCGCTGGTCTCCGACCGCTCCGGCGCCGTGACCACCAACGCGCTCATGCTCCTGCAGGACCGCGGCACGTTCTTCGTCCAGCCCACGCAGGAGACCTACGAGGGCATGGTCGTCGGCGAGAACAGCCGCGCGGACGACATGGACATCAACATCACGCGCGAGAAGAAGCTCAACAACATCCGTTCGGCCACGGGTGACGAGCTCGAGCGCCTCACGCCGCCGCGCCTCCTCACCCTCGAGGAGTCGCTGGAGTGGGCGCGCGACGACGAGTGCGTCGAGGTCACGCCCGAGATCGTGCGCATCCGCAAGGTGGTGCTGAACCAGACCGACCGGGCGCGCGCGGCCTCGCGCGCCAAGAAGGCCTGA
- a CDS encoding VanW family protein: MLVLGGAYVAAVLTTADRLPREAVVAGVDVSGQGRDEAVASVEAALADRTSQAIPITVGDVEASISPADAGLRLDAAATVDRLTGAAWNPADLYTRLLGSDQADAVTLVDQEALGAALADSADVVAVPPVDATIGFADGAAVVTDPADGSELDVPGAVTVLSEQWLTASSAIDLPVTVLTPSLGQSAVDTAMSQIVDPLLSGPVTVQAGDLTTELDPATISAAATVTGQDGAFSLALDAEALAQTVSDALPEAGQAPKDASFTFADGRPQIVPSENGTGIDPAQLGSAVQAAATSTSERTAAVELVGAEAEFSTADAEALGVTEVIGEFSTPLPPGNDAPRTGNISTGAEKVTGVLLKPGETFSLIENVGPINAASGYRPSGVVENGNVSTAYGGGLSQLSTTLFNAAFEAGLEDVEHKPHTRWFARYPEGREATLFEGSIDMRFTNTTEHGVLVQAFVDGGRTWARMWGTPTFSTEITTGSRYALRSPSTVYNTRGDCTPEGGGQGGFSVDVRRVVTRLDGSPVADKTYSTTYVPWNRVVCGPDPATLPPAPSPEPPPEGEGGEG; encoded by the coding sequence GTGCTCGTCCTCGGCGGTGCCTACGTCGCCGCCGTCCTCACGACCGCCGACCGGCTGCCGCGCGAGGCCGTCGTCGCGGGGGTCGACGTGAGCGGGCAGGGCCGCGACGAGGCGGTGGCGTCCGTCGAGGCGGCGCTCGCCGACCGCACCTCCCAGGCGATCCCGATCACCGTGGGCGACGTCGAGGCGTCGATCTCACCCGCCGACGCCGGACTGCGGCTCGACGCCGCCGCGACCGTCGATCGGCTCACGGGCGCCGCGTGGAACCCCGCCGACCTCTACACCCGTCTCCTCGGCAGCGACCAGGCCGACGCCGTCACGCTCGTGGACCAGGAGGCGCTGGGCGCCGCGCTCGCGGACTCCGCCGACGTCGTCGCCGTCCCGCCGGTCGACGCGACGATCGGTTTCGCCGACGGTGCGGCCGTCGTCACCGATCCGGCCGACGGCAGCGAGCTGGACGTCCCGGGCGCCGTGACCGTCCTCTCCGAGCAGTGGCTCACCGCGAGCAGCGCCATCGACCTGCCCGTGACGGTGCTGACGCCGTCGCTCGGCCAGTCCGCCGTCGACACCGCGATGAGCCAGATCGTCGACCCGCTCCTGTCGGGTCCCGTGACCGTCCAGGCGGGTGACCTCACGACGGAGCTCGACCCCGCCACGATCTCGGCCGCCGCGACCGTGACCGGGCAGGACGGTGCGTTCTCCCTGGCCCTCGACGCCGAGGCACTCGCGCAGACCGTCTCCGACGCGCTGCCCGAGGCCGGTCAGGCGCCGAAGGACGCGAGCTTCACCTTCGCCGACGGGCGCCCGCAGATCGTCCCGTCCGAGAACGGCACGGGGATCGACCCCGCCCAGCTCGGCTCGGCGGTGCAGGCCGCGGCGACCTCGACCTCGGAGCGCACCGCCGCCGTCGAGCTCGTGGGGGCCGAGGCCGAGTTCTCGACCGCCGACGCCGAGGCGCTCGGGGTCACCGAGGTCATCGGGGAGTTCTCGACGCCGCTGCCCCCCGGCAACGACGCGCCGCGCACGGGCAACATCAGCACCGGCGCCGAGAAGGTCACCGGTGTGCTGCTCAAGCCGGGGGAGACGTTCAGCCTCATCGAGAACGTGGGGCCGATCAACGCCGCCTCCGGCTACCGCCCCTCGGGCGTGGTGGAGAACGGCAACGTCTCGACCGCGTACGGCGGTGGCCTCTCGCAGCTGTCGACCACGCTGTTCAACGCCGCCTTCGAGGCCGGGCTCGAGGACGTCGAGCACAAGCCCCACACGCGCTGGTTCGCGCGCTACCCGGAGGGTCGCGAGGCCACGCTCTTCGAGGGCTCGATCGACATGCGGTTCACCAACACCACCGAGCACGGCGTGCTGGTTCAGGCGTTCGTCGACGGCGGGCGCACCTGGGCGCGGATGTGGGGCACCCCGACGTTCTCGACCGAGATCACGACCGGCTCCCGCTACGCCCTGCGCAGCCCGTCCACCGTCTACAACACCCGCGGCGACTGCACCCCCGAGGGTGGCGGACAGGGCGGGTTCTCGGTGGACGTCCGGCGCGTCGTGACGCGTCTGGACGGCAGCCCCGTCGCGGACAAGACCTACTCGACGACCTACGTGCCGTGGAACCGTGTCGTCTGCGGCCCGGACCCGGCCACGCTGCCTCCTGCACCGTCCCCCGAGCCGCCGCCCGAGGGCGAGGGCGGCGAGGGCTGA
- a CDS encoding DUF6458 family protein, with protein sequence MTRTARIGGPIALAVIGAILYFAVSDMIEAVDLTMIGLILMIAGAVWLVIELIVNRRRSAVTSERTSVRDPRAPGGVTQSEREVRRDEI encoded by the coding sequence ATGACCAGGACCGCCCGCATCGGAGGACCGATCGCGCTCGCCGTGATCGGCGCCATCCTCTACTTCGCCGTCTCCGACATGATCGAGGCGGTCGACCTGACGATGATCGGCCTCATCCTCATGATCGCCGGGGCGGTCTGGCTCGTCATCGAGCTGATCGTCAACCGCCGCCGCAGCGCGGTCACGAGCGAGCGCACCTCGGTGCGCGACCCGCGCGCGCCCGGTGGGGTGACGCAGAGCGAGCGCGAGGTCCGGCGCGACGAGATCTGA
- a CDS encoding ABC transporter ATP-binding protein, with protein sequence MTTTGPFVQCEDLVRIFSVDGIEVQALQGLNLRIEPGELVAIVGASGSGKSTLLTILSGLDRPTGGTARVAGLDLATMSARQRVQFQRETVGFVWQQTSRNLLPYLTARENIALPLTLAGRRARGGSGGRGADAARVAELVELLDLGDCAGRVPAQLSGGQQQRTAIAVAVANDPRLLLADEPTGELDEAASVNVLRSMEAVNAELGVTVVIVTHDPEVSEHVDRTIQIRDGRTSREVLRRTETDEAGAQRRVVEEFAVLDRVGRMQLPETYLEALDLRDRVRLDLETDHVEVFRDVPREQTQEGSDETPSRRRGRTRRGRAGSGAPGRAARRPPHVLDAGR encoded by the coding sequence ATGACCACCACCGGACCGTTCGTGCAGTGCGAGGACCTGGTGCGCATCTTCTCCGTCGACGGGATCGAGGTGCAGGCCCTCCAGGGCCTCAACCTGCGGATCGAGCCCGGCGAGCTCGTCGCGATCGTCGGTGCCTCGGGATCGGGGAAGTCGACGCTCCTGACCATCCTGTCCGGTCTCGATCGGCCGACCGGCGGCACCGCGCGCGTCGCGGGGCTCGACCTCGCCACGATGTCCGCGAGGCAGCGCGTGCAGTTCCAGCGCGAGACGGTCGGGTTCGTGTGGCAGCAGACCTCGCGCAACCTCCTGCCCTACCTCACTGCGCGCGAGAACATCGCCCTGCCGCTCACGCTGGCCGGACGGCGGGCGCGCGGTGGCTCGGGCGGTCGTGGCGCCGACGCCGCACGGGTCGCCGAGCTCGTCGAGCTCCTCGACCTCGGGGACTGCGCCGGCCGGGTGCCGGCCCAGCTCTCCGGCGGTCAGCAGCAGCGGACGGCGATCGCCGTCGCCGTCGCGAACGACCCCCGCCTCCTGCTCGCCGACGAGCCCACGGGCGAGCTCGACGAGGCCGCGTCGGTCAACGTGCTGCGCTCGATGGAGGCGGTCAACGCCGAGCTCGGCGTGACGGTCGTGATCGTGACGCACGACCCCGAGGTGTCCGAGCACGTGGACCGCACGATCCAGATCCGCGACGGTCGGACGTCGCGGGAGGTGCTGCGCCGTACCGAGACCGACGAGGCCGGTGCGCAGCGGCGGGTGGTCGAGGAGTTCGCCGTGCTCGACCGGGTCGGTCGGATGCAGCTGCCGGAGACCTACCTCGAGGCGCTGGACCTGCGCGACCGGGTGCGCCTCGACCTCGAGACCGACCACGTCGAGGTGTTCCGCGACGTGCCGCGCGAGCAGACGCAGGAGGGGAGCGATGAGACACCGTCGCGACGACGAGGCCGCACCCGCCGGGGCCGAGCCGGATCGGGAGCGCCGGGTCGTGCTGCGCGACGTCCACCGCACGTTCTCGACGCCGGCCGGTGA
- a CDS encoding flavin reductase family protein, producing MADEPAVHAEVDPEDVGAGADELERCYRLAMARLPGGVAVVAGTSGARDVVAVVTSLVSLSLEPPTVLVAVHEASRLAETLEVGRRWAATVMGAGSAPLVTWLAEPGRPDLGQLQGVPHHRGEVSGAAVLEAGAAWVECVTTRVLEAGDHAVVLGRVERAGVGAADGALVHRLGRVRDLL from the coding sequence GTGGCTGACGAGCCCGCGGTCCACGCCGAGGTCGACCCCGAGGACGTCGGGGCCGGGGCCGACGAGCTCGAGCGGTGCTACCGGCTCGCGATGGCCCGCCTCCCGGGCGGGGTCGCCGTGGTGGCGGGAACCTCGGGGGCGCGCGACGTCGTCGCCGTCGTGACCTCGCTCGTCTCGCTGTCGCTGGAACCGCCCACCGTGCTCGTCGCGGTGCACGAGGCGAGCCGGTTGGCGGAGACCCTGGAGGTCGGCCGGCGTTGGGCCGCTACCGTCATGGGCGCGGGCAGCGCTCCGCTGGTGACGTGGCTCGCCGAGCCCGGACGCCCCGACCTCGGCCAGCTCCAGGGCGTGCCGCACCACCGCGGCGAGGTGAGCGGCGCCGCCGTGCTGGAGGCGGGGGCCGCCTGGGTCGAGTGCGTGACCACGCGGGTGCTGGAGGCCGGGGACCACGCCGTCGTGCTCGGACGGGTGGAGCGGGCGGGCGTGGGTGCGGCCGACGGCGCGCTCGTGCACCGGCTAGGACGCGTGCGCGACCTGCTCTGA
- a CDS encoding FtsX-like permease family protein → MSWWRLSRRALGAQRGAVALVVVVVTVLALAVTVLPRFVAASQADQVRHRLSDVSPQLRDLVATPGPGAFDVLASGVSGLPVTPEENLAGWDAVTAGLAAVTEDVPPPLRDVIGAPGVTAELEAVSIPVNPAIDVRRPSLTLSGDPGVADRVEIVDGAAPAPVRWDPDTAVSTGGLLPVEQQPDLEVEVMLEESSAQRLALAVGDRVSVANLVYDVTVVLAGTYRVRDAEDPAWAHVPTGAGPSVLEDLNLGTAVNARAYVAPDGWFATVAALGQLSEWSLFYPVDVDAIREGDPRVMASQLRGLTAQIVEVPAPPGSDLPASLLPRMRLSTELAARVDAVAGENAAAANIVALVAVGPLGVAVAVLALLTQLLIDRRRPALAMLRARGAAPSRLRTVLGLEALAIALPAAALGWGVATAVLGGVLGPPERWSPLQWAPAAALALVPAAVAVTSRLPTGLRTRRRDLAVGGVVRDVVVLAAAGLALSQVLGVAPGAIADTGDPLLVAAPLLAALAVTVLVLRLYPVAARAAHAALRGGRHLSAFLGSARAVRDPGATLTSVLAVVVGVSVTVFSVVTLATVRDGVERAVWVSSGSDLRVSGPRVDADQLEAVRALDGVAAAATVAAVSPAILTTPTASQRTTLYLVDPAAYAAVTADVPGSVGAAPVADLADGAAVADAASDAASPAALPLLVSPRLDVAPGTDGVRVSTGESVEARVLTSGDVLPGVAGASDTWLLAAAAALPEVAASTPARLLLVRLVPGADGDAVATQVEEITGPAGVENAAAARAAATATPVLRLLEGSLAGSVAAAALLAVGALVAVQVAAAPRRARALATLRLLGLRRRGLRALAWWDLTPWVALSALAALGLGALTSRLLLRTLDLRSFTGSEQPLPVWPGVSLLLVLGGVALAVVGCSLLPTLLSSRRAATPARATTAEEDS, encoded by the coding sequence ATGAGCTGGTGGCGGCTCTCGCGCCGGGCGCTGGGCGCCCAGCGCGGTGCGGTCGCGCTCGTGGTGGTCGTGGTCACCGTCCTCGCGCTCGCCGTGACCGTCCTGCCGCGGTTCGTGGCCGCGTCCCAGGCCGATCAGGTGCGCCACCGGCTGTCCGACGTCTCGCCGCAGCTGCGCGACCTCGTCGCGACACCCGGTCCGGGCGCGTTCGACGTCCTCGCCTCCGGGGTCTCCGGCCTGCCCGTGACGCCGGAGGAGAACCTCGCGGGCTGGGACGCCGTCACCGCGGGCCTGGCGGCCGTCACCGAGGACGTGCCCCCGCCCCTGCGGGACGTGATCGGCGCACCCGGGGTGACCGCGGAGCTCGAAGCCGTGTCGATCCCCGTCAACCCGGCGATCGACGTGCGCCGCCCCAGCCTCACGCTGTCGGGCGACCCCGGCGTCGCCGACCGCGTCGAGATCGTCGACGGCGCGGCGCCGGCCCCCGTCCGCTGGGACCCGGACACCGCGGTGAGCACCGGCGGGCTGCTCCCGGTCGAGCAGCAGCCCGATCTCGAGGTCGAGGTCATGCTCGAGGAGTCCTCGGCGCAGCGGCTCGCGCTCGCGGTCGGCGACCGGGTCAGCGTGGCCAACCTCGTCTACGACGTCACCGTCGTGCTCGCGGGCACCTACCGCGTGCGCGACGCCGAGGACCCCGCCTGGGCGCACGTGCCGACGGGTGCCGGCCCGAGCGTGCTCGAGGACCTCAACCTCGGCACGGCCGTGAACGCGCGCGCCTACGTGGCCCCCGACGGCTGGTTCGCCACCGTCGCGGCGCTCGGCCAGCTCTCGGAGTGGTCGCTGTTCTACCCGGTCGACGTCGACGCGATCCGCGAGGGCGATCCTCGCGTCATGGCGTCGCAGCTGCGCGGGCTGACGGCTCAGATCGTCGAGGTCCCGGCACCGCCCGGGTCGGACCTCCCCGCGTCCCTGCTCCCGCGGATGCGTCTGTCGACCGAGCTCGCCGCGCGGGTCGACGCGGTGGCGGGGGAGAACGCGGCCGCCGCGAACATCGTGGCGCTGGTGGCGGTCGGCCCGCTCGGCGTCGCGGTCGCCGTGCTCGCGCTCCTGACCCAGCTCCTCATCGACCGCCGGCGTCCCGCGCTCGCGATGCTGCGCGCCCGCGGCGCGGCGCCGTCGCGGCTGCGGACGGTGCTCGGCCTCGAGGCGCTCGCGATCGCGCTGCCCGCCGCGGCCCTGGGCTGGGGCGTCGCGACGGCGGTGCTGGGTGGGGTGCTCGGCCCACCCGAGCGGTGGAGCCCGCTGCAGTGGGCGCCCGCCGCCGCTCTCGCCCTGGTGCCCGCCGCGGTCGCGGTCACCTCGCGGCTGCCCACCGGGCTGCGCACTCGTCGCCGCGACCTGGCCGTGGGCGGGGTGGTGCGCGACGTCGTCGTGCTCGCCGCGGCGGGGCTCGCGCTGTCCCAGGTGCTCGGTGTCGCCCCCGGCGCGATCGCCGACACGGGTGACCCGCTGCTCGTGGCCGCCCCGCTGCTGGCCGCCCTGGCCGTGACGGTCCTCGTGCTGCGTCTCTACCCGGTCGCGGCGCGGGCCGCGCACGCCGCGCTGCGCGGCGGCCGGCACCTGTCGGCCTTCCTCGGGTCGGCCCGCGCGGTGCGCGACCCGGGCGCGACGTTGACGTCGGTCCTCGCCGTCGTGGTCGGCGTGAGCGTCACGGTGTTCTCGGTCGTCACGCTGGCGACCGTGCGCGACGGCGTCGAGCGCGCCGTCTGGGTCTCCTCCGGCTCCGACCTGCGCGTCTCGGGTCCACGGGTGGACGCCGACCAGCTCGAGGCGGTGCGCGCGCTCGACGGCGTCGCCGCGGCCGCGACCGTCGCCGCCGTCAGCCCGGCGATCCTCACGACGCCGACCGCCTCGCAGCGCACGACCCTGTACCTGGTGGACCCGGCCGCCTACGCCGCGGTGACCGCCGACGTCCCCGGATCGGTCGGCGCGGCGCCGGTCGCGGACCTCGCCGACGGCGCGGCGGTCGCGGACGCCGCGTCGGACGCCGCGTCACCGGCGGCCCTCCCGCTGCTGGTCTCGCCGCGCCTGGACGTGGCTCCCGGGACCGACGGGGTCCGCGTGAGCACGGGCGAGAGCGTCGAGGCGCGGGTCCTGACGTCGGGGGACGTGCTCCCGGGAGTCGCGGGCGCCTCCGACACGTGGCTCCTGGCCGCCGCCGCCGCGCTTCCCGAGGTCGCGGCGAGCACCCCCGCCCGCCTCCTCCTCGTCCGCCTCGTCCCCGGCGCGGACGGCGACGCCGTCGCGACCCAGGTCGAGGAGATCACCGGTCCGGCGGGTGTCGAGAACGCTGCCGCGGCGCGCGCCGCGGCCACCGCGACACCGGTGCTGCGTCTGCTCGAGGGGAGCCTCGCCGGCAGCGTGGCGGCCGCTGCGCTGCTCGCGGTCGGTGCCCTCGTGGCGGTGCAGGTCGCGGCCGCGCCGCGGCGGGCGCGGGCCCTGGCGACGCTCCGCCTCCTCGGACTGCGGCGCCGGGGGCTGCGGGCGCTGGCGTGGTGGGACCTCACGCCCTGGGTCGCGCTGTCGGCGCTCGCCGCGCTCGGTCTCGGGGCGCTCACCTCGCGCCTGCTGCTGCGCACGCTCGACCTGCGCTCGTTCACCGGGAGCGAGCAGCCGCTACCGGTCTGGCCCGGGGTCTCGCTTCTCCTCGTCCTGGGCGGCGTCGCGCTCGCCGTCGTGGGCTGCTCGCTGCTCCCCACCCTGCTCTCGTCGCGGCGCGCCGCGACACCCGCCCGTGCCACCACCGCCGAGGAGGACTCATGA
- a CDS encoding ABC transporter ATP-binding protein, with product MLRDVHRTFSTPAGDVHVLRGLDLEVGAGELVVVRGPSGSGKTTLLNVAATIDAPTSGAVELAGRAVAGLGDDALADLRARSVGYVFQSFGLLPVLSAAENVEVPLRMLGTDPRERTERVTDALERVGLARHARQRPYELSGGQQQRVGVARALVTRPAVLIADEPTGQLDSATAEQVMALIADLVHTGGVAAVVATHDPALMERADRVLEMHEGRLVPA from the coding sequence GTGCTGCGCGACGTCCACCGCACGTTCTCGACGCCGGCCGGTGACGTCCACGTGCTGCGCGGGCTCGACCTGGAGGTCGGGGCGGGGGAGCTCGTCGTCGTGCGCGGGCCCTCGGGCTCGGGCAAGACGACTCTCCTGAACGTCGCCGCCACCATCGACGCCCCGACGTCGGGCGCGGTCGAGCTCGCGGGTCGCGCCGTCGCCGGTCTGGGCGACGACGCCCTCGCGGACCTCCGGGCCCGCAGCGTCGGCTACGTGTTCCAGTCCTTCGGGCTGCTGCCGGTGCTGTCGGCGGCCGAGAACGTCGAGGTCCCGCTGCGGATGCTTGGGACGGATCCGCGCGAGCGCACCGAGCGCGTGACGGACGCGCTCGAGCGGGTGGGCCTCGCGCGTCACGCCCGCCAGCGCCCCTACGAGCTCTCGGGCGGCCAGCAGCAGCGCGTCGGCGTCGCGCGGGCCCTGGTGACCCGACCCGCCGTCCTCATCGCCGACGAACCCACCGGTCAGCTCGACAGCGCGACGGCGGAGCAGGTGATGGCCCTGATCGCCGACCTGGTGCACACGGGCGGGGTGGCCGCCGTCGTCGCCACGCACGACCCGGCGCTCATGGAGCGCGCCGACCGCGTGCTCGAGATGCACGAGGGGCGGCTGGTCCCCGCGTAG